In Mercurialis annua linkage group LG5, ddMerAnnu1.2, whole genome shotgun sequence, a single genomic region encodes these proteins:
- the LOC126681270 gene encoding beta-galactosidase 10 produces MSLPIIMPSALLLIFSLFSLCSAGNVSYDSRSLIINGQRKLLISAAIHYPRSVPAMWPELVQTAKQGGVDVIETYVFWNGHEPSPSTYYFEKRYDLVKFVKIVQQAGMYLILRIGPFVAAEWNFGGIPVWLHYVPNTVFRTDNDNFKYHMQKFMTYIVDLMKKEKLFASQGGPIILAQVENEYGFYESAYGEGGKRYAMWAAQMAVSQNIGVPWIMCQQFDAPNSVINTCNSFYCDDFKPIFPDKPKIWTENWPGWFQTFGAPNPHRPSEDIAFSVARFFQKGGSVQNYYMYHGGTNFGRTAGGPFITTSYDYEAPIDEYGLPRLPKWAHLKELHKAIKLCEHTLLNSDPVKLSLGPSQEADVFADESGACSAFLANMDDKNDKTVAFRNMSYHLPAWSVSILPDCKNVVFNTAQVKSQTSVVEMVPDNLRSSDKGSKALKWEIFAEKAGIWGNPDFIKMGLVDHLNTTMDTTDYLWYTTSIFVGESEEFLKKESQPILLIESKGHAMHVFVNQKLQGSASGNGTHLPFRFKKPISLVAGKNDIALLSMAVGLPNAGSFYEWVGSGLTSVKIIGFNNGTADLSTSNWTYKVGLQGEKLGLHKADAIDTAHWLATSEPPKDQPLMWYKVSVDPPSGDEPVGLDMLHMGKGLAWLNGEEIGRYWPRKSSIHDKCVQECDYRGKFRPDKCLTGCGKPTQRWYHVPRSWFKPSGNILVIFEEKGGDPTKMTFSRRKTSRVCGLVAEDYPMSNHESIENAGSRNYSDRASVHLKCPKNRGISAIHFASFGSPTGTCGSYSHGECHDPKSVSIVEKECLNKNECVVQVTEEKFSKGLCPANVKKLAVEATCS; encoded by the exons ATGAGTCTGCCCATCATCATGCCCTCAGCCCTTCTGCTCATCTTCTCCTTGTTCAGTTTATGCTCAGCTGGAAATGTAAGCTACGATTCCCGCTCTTTAATCATCAATGGCCAACGCAAGCTTCTCATTTCTGCTGCCATTCATTATCCCCGTAGTGTTCCTGCG ATGTGGCCGGAGCTGGTCCAAACCGCCAAACAAGGCGGCGTGGATGTCATTGAAACTTATGTTTTCTGGAATGGCCATGAGCCCTCTCCTTCCACT TATTATTTCGAGAAGCGATACGATCTCGTCAAGTTTGTCAAGATTGTTCAGCAAGCTGGAATGTACTTGATTCTTCGCATAGGCCCCTTCGTGGCAGCCGAATGGAATTTTGG GGGAATACCTGTATGGCTGCATTATGTGCCTAATACCGTCTTTCGAACTGATAACGATAACTTCAAG TATCACATGCAGAAATTCATGACATACATAGTGGACCTGATGAAGAAAGAGAAGCTTTTTGCCTCGCAGGGAGGTCCCATTATCTTGGCTCAG GTTGAGAATGAATACGGATTCTACGAAAGTGCTTATGGAGAAGGCGGAAAGCGGTATGCCATGTGGGCTGCTCAAATGGCTGTTTCTCAAAATATTGGTGTACCTTGGATAATGTGCCAGCAATTTGACGCTCCTAACTCTGTG ATAAATACTTGTAATTCTTTTTACTGCGATGATTTTAAACCTATTTTTCCAGACAAGCCCAAAATTTGGACTGAGAATTGGCCTGGatg GTTTCAGACATTTGGGGCCCCTAATCCTCACAGGCCATCTGAAGATATTGCATTTTCTGTTGCACGTTTCTTTCAAAAAGGCGGCAGTgtacaaaattattatatg TATCATGGTGGAACAAATTTTGGTCGTACTGCAGGTGGACCATTCATTACTACAAGTTATGACTACGAGGCACCAATTGATGAATATG GATTGCCTAGGCTTCCAAAATGGGCACATCTTAAGGAACTCCATAAAGCTATAAAGTTATGCGAACATACATTATTAAACAGTGACCCGGTTAAGTTGTCACTAGGTCCTTCCCAagag GCTGATGTCTTTGCTGACGAATCCGGAGCATGTTCTGCCTTTCTTGCTAACATGGATGATAAGAATGACAAGACTGTTGCATTTAGGAACATGTCATACCATCTGCCTGCTTGGTCAGTTAGCATTCTTCCTGATTGCAAGAATGTAGTTTTCAACACTGCCCAG GTAAAGTCCCAGACATCTGTAGTTGAAATGGTACCTGACAACTTGCGGTCATCAGATAAAGGCTCCAAAGCTCTAAAATGGGAAATATTTGCGGAGAAGGCTGGGATATGGGGAAATCCGGACTTTATTAAAATGGGTTTAGTGGATCACCTTAATACCACTATGGATACTACTGACTACCTCTGGTATACAACAAG TATTTTCGTTGGTGAAAGCGAAGAGTTCTTGAAAAAGGAAAGTCAACCTATTCTGCTGATTGAGTCAAAGGGTCATGCTATGCATGTTTTTGTGAATCAGAAACTTCAAG GGAGTGCATCTGGAAATGGAACACACTTGCCCTTCAGATTTAAGAAGCCTATATCTCTTGTGGCAGGGAAAAATGACATTGCACTCCTGAGCATGGCTGTTGGCTTACCA AATGCTGGCTCGTTTTATGAATGGGTAGGATCCGGATTAACAAGTGTCAAGATTATAGGTTTCAACAATGGCACTGCAGACTTGTCTACGTCTAATTGGACATATAAG GTTGGACTGCAAGGGGAAAAACTTGGACTACACAAGGCTGATGCAATAGATACTGCACATTGGCTTGCAACCTCAGAACCACCCAAAGATCAGCCATTGATGTGGTATAAG GTTTCTGTGGACCCACCATCAGGTGATGAACCTGTTGGGCTGGATATGCTTCATATGGGGAAGGGTCTAGCTTGGTTGAATGGAGAAGAAATAGGAAGATACTGGCCTAGAAAAAGTTCTATACATGATAAGTGCGTGCAAGAATGTGATTACAGGGGAAAATTTAGGCCTGACAAATGCTTAACTGGATGTGGAAAACCAACTCAAAGATG GTACCATGTTCCACGGTCTTGGTTCAAACCTTCTGGAAACATTCTAGTGATCTTTGAAGAGAAAGGCGGAGATCCCACAAAAATGACGTTCTCGAGACGAAAAACCTCTCGTGTTTGTGGTCTTGTCGCTGAGGATTATCCAATGTCCAACCATGAATCAATAGAGAATGCCGGAAGCAGAAATTATAGTGACAGGGCTTCCGTCCATCTCAAGTGTCCCAAAAATAGAGGTATATCCGCCATACATTTTGCTAGTTTTGGATCTCCTACCGGAACATGTGGATCCTACAGCCATGGAGAATGCCATGATCCTAAATCCGTTTCTATAGTTGAAAAG gAATGCCTAAACAAAAATGAGTGCGTTGTACAAGTTACGGAAGAGAAGTTTAGCAAGGGTTTATGCCCTGCCAACGTCAAGAAACTTGCTGTGGAAGCAACTTGCAGCTAA
- the LOC126682839 gene encoding GTP 3',8-cyclase, mitochondrial, which yields MRRCVSRFPNWHLGFRNPNSPLVECEVGSYSQGLSSSSSSSSHLDGLVPRAYTTSNVNLSDPPNSNPVSDMLIDSFGRMHNYLRISLTERCNLRCHYCMPAEGVELTPNSQLLSVNEIVRLANLFVGSGVNKIRLTGGEPTVRKDIEEICLELSSLQGLKTLAMTTNGIALARKLPKLKQNGLTSLNISLDTLVPAKFEFMTRRKGYERVMQSIDAAVDCGYNPVKVNCVVMRGFNDDEICDFVELTRDRPINIRFIEFMPFDGNVWNVKKLVPYSEMLDTVAKKFPGVKRLQDHPTETAKNFEIDGHLGTVSFITSMSEHFCAGCNRLRLLADGNFKVCLFGPSEVSLRDPLRSGADEDELREIIGAAVKKKKASHAGMFDLAKTANRPMIHIGG from the exons ATGAGGAGGTGTGTCTCCAGGTTTCCTAATTGGCATTTGGGTTTTAGAAATCCCAATTCTCCTCTT GTTGAATGTGAAGTTGGCTCCTATTCTCAAGGTTtaagtagtagtagtagtagtagtagtcaTCTAGATGGACTAGTTCCAAGGGCATATACAACTTCTAATGTTAACTTGTCTGATCCACCAAACAGTAATCCTGTTTCTGATATGTTAATTGATTCATTTGGAAGAATGCACAATTACTTGAGGATCTCCTTAACGGAACGTTGCAATTTACGCTGTCACTACTGTATGCCTGCTGAGGGAGTGGAGCTCACTCCTAACTCTCAGCTGCTCTCAGTCAACGAAATTGTTCGTTTGGCCAATCTTTTTGTTGGCTCCGGAGTGAATAAAATTCGGTTGACTGGTGGTGAGCCGACAGTAAGGAAGGATATTGAAGAGATATGCTTAGAGCTATCTAGTTTACAAGGACTCAAGACACTGGCCATGACTACCAATGGAATTGCTCTTGCTAGAAAACTCCCAAAGCTGAAACAAAATGGGCTTACTTCCTTAAATATTAGCTTAGATACGTTGGTCCctgctaaatttgaatttatgacCAGGAGGAAAGGGTATGAGAGAGTTATGCAGTCCATTGATGCTGCTGTAGACTGCGGGTACAATCCCGTAAAA GTGAATTGTGTAGTAATGCGCGGATTCAATGATGACGAGATCTGTGATTTCGTAGAGTTGACACGTGACAGGCCGATCAATATCAGGTTCATTGAGTTCATGCCTTTTGATGGAAATGTCTGGAACGTCAAGAAACTTGTTCCTTACTCAGAAATGTTGGATACAGTG GCAAAGAAGTTCCCAGGTGTAAAGCGACTTCAGGATCACCCAACGGAAACAGCAAAAAATTTCGAAATAGATGGCCATCTTGGTACTGTTTCTTTTATCACATCAATGTCCGAGCATTTTTGTGCTGGTTGCAATAGATTGCGACTTTTAGCTGATGGCAACTTTAAAGTTTGTCTCTTTGGACCTTCAGAG GTCAGCTTAAGAGATCCCCTTCGCTCTGGTGCTGATGAAGACGAGCTTAGGGAAATAATTGGAGCAGCG GTCAAGAAGAAGAAAGCTTCACATGCCGGAATGTTTGACCTTGCAAAAACAGCAAATAGACCTATGATACATATTGGTGGCTAA